From Verrucomicrobiia bacterium, one genomic window encodes:
- a CDS encoding transposase, with protein VTEGLNSKIQSLKSAARGFRNFHNYRIRILFFCGKLNLYPL; from the coding sequence GTAACCGAGGGGCTGAACTCGAAAATCCAGAGTCTCAAGTCCGCTGCCCGAGGCTTTCGCAACTTTCACAACTACCGGATTCGTATCCTGTTCTTCTGCGGAAAGCTCAATCTCTACCCACTATGA